A single Novosphingobium sp. SL115 DNA region contains:
- a CDS encoding LysR family transcriptional regulator, protein MDFDERQLRAFLAVAETGSLGRAARVANLTQPSLSRLVKAMEQRLGHPLFDRGGKGMDLTPAGDLLATHARHIVSEMQATRDELDALRGLKRGVVRIGAVAAVMRTLVAQTVGTLLAQAPGLRVELVEAVDGELLDALVTRRVDLVVAASALDHADVVQIGPSAYRAGAYRDRFAVFGANDHPLPSSPGLAAVLAHDWVMPGRAFTPRTTFERIVRQHGLRMPRVAVEAASVEAMIAVAGRSHLLCWLPEPLLAAHVASGTMRRIDVPELAMERGFLLHRRRTGLLPEAARRFVDLFPLVA, encoded by the coding sequence ATGGATTTTGACGAACGCCAGTTGCGCGCCTTCCTTGCCGTTGCCGAAACCGGCAGTCTTGGCCGTGCCGCGCGCGTCGCCAACCTGACGCAGCCATCGCTCAGCCGATTGGTCAAGGCGATGGAACAGCGGCTGGGGCACCCGCTGTTTGACCGGGGTGGCAAGGGCATGGACCTGACCCCTGCGGGCGATCTGCTGGCCACCCACGCCCGCCACATCGTTTCGGAAATGCAGGCAACGCGCGATGAACTGGACGCCTTGCGCGGATTGAAGCGCGGGGTGGTGCGGATTGGCGCGGTGGCGGCGGTGATGCGGACGCTGGTGGCGCAAACGGTGGGCACATTGCTGGCGCAGGCACCGGGGTTGCGCGTGGAACTGGTGGAAGCAGTGGACGGCGAACTGCTGGATGCACTGGTGACGCGGCGGGTGGATCTGGTGGTGGCGGCCAGCGCACTGGACCATGCCGACGTGGTGCAGATCGGCCCCAGTGCCTATCGCGCCGGGGCCTATCGCGATCGCTTTGCCGTGTTTGGCGCAAACGACCATCCCCTGCCCTCGTCACCGGGCCTTGCCGCCGTGCTGGCGCACGATTGGGTTATGCCCGGCCGCGCCTTTACCCCACGCACGACGTTTGAACGCATCGTGCGCCAACATGGCCTGCGCATGCCGCGCGTGGCGGTGGAAGCCGCATCGGTCGAAGCGATGATTGCGGTTGCAGGGCGCAGCCACCTTTTGTGCTGGCTGCCCGAACCGTTGCTGGCCGCCCATGTCGCCAGCGGCACCATGCGCCGGATCGACGTGCCGGAACTGGCGATGGAGCGTGGCTTCCTGCTGCACCGCCGCCGCACGGGGCTTTTGCCCGAAGCTGCGCGGCGCTTTGTCGATCTGTTTCCGCTGGTGGCTTGA